CCTGCATACTTGCAAAGTGAATAAGAAATAGTTCTAAAAGGTTTATTAGATTGAAAACTTATAAAATTTTCATTTGCGATTTCTTCTAAAAATATAGCATTTTTAGTAGCAAGAGGATGGTTAGTAGGCATACCTATAAATAATTCTTCTTCTAATAAGGTTATAGAAAATGGATCATGGACCTCATCTAATGTAGAGGATATACAAAAATCAAAATTTTTATAATCTATTTCACCGTCAACATGCTGAAGAAGTTTAAAGGTAGTGTCGGGATGAGCTTTTTTGAAGTTTAAAATTAAATTAGGCAAGGTATTAGATCCAGCTAGAACTAAAAGCTTTATCTCTGGTTTTGATTGGTTGTTAGTATCGAGAAGTTCCTTAACTCCATTTTCTAAAATTGAAAGTGATTCATTAACCGTTTTTAAAAACATCTCTCCATTTGAATTTAAAATTATCTTTTTTCCATTTCTATCAAACAAATCGACGCCGATTTCCTTTTCTAATGAGTTAATAATTCTACTTAAAGCAGGTTGAACGATATGCAATTTTTTGGCGGCATTAGTCATATGTTGAGTTT
The nucleotide sequence above comes from Paraclostridium bifermentans. Encoded proteins:
- a CDS encoding LysR family transcriptional regulator, which produces MELLHLKYFQTVAKTQHMTNAAKKLHIVQPALSRIINSLEKEIGVDLFDRNGKKIILNSNGEMFLKTVNESLSILENGVKELLDTNNQSKPEIKLLVLAGSNTLPNLILNFKKAHPDTTFKLLQHVDGEIDYKNFDFCISSTLDEVHDPFSITLLEEELFIGMPTNHPLATKNAIFLEEIANENFISFQSNKPFRTISYSLCKYAGFNPTIVFESDVPSIVKQLIIAGLGISFIPEISWGIHADDSLKLLRVIDPVCKRYINISWHPDNYISKYAKEFRDFAVEYYSML